One genomic segment of Aquipluma nitroreducens includes these proteins:
- the panB gene encoding 3-methyl-2-oxobutanoate hydroxymethyltransferase — protein MSVHKEIRRVTTHTLLEMKLKGEKIAMLTSYDYSMAKLVDQAGIDIILVGDSASNVMAGNETTLPITLDQMIYHGKSVVKAVNRALVVVDMPFGTYQGNSLEALNSAIKIMKVTHADAVKVEGGKEIIESVERILSAGIPVMGHLGLMPQSINKYGTYTVRAKEEVEAQKLIEDAILLEEAGCFAIVLEKIPAELGAKVSQALKIPVIGIGAGGGCDGQVLVLHDMLGITQTFSPRFLRRYLNLAEEIQGAVNSYVQDVKSQDFPNEKEQY, from the coding sequence ATGTCAGTCCATAAAGAAATACGACGTGTTACAACACACACACTTTTGGAAATGAAGCTGAAAGGCGAAAAAATAGCTATGCTTACTTCGTACGATTACAGTATGGCTAAACTGGTTGATCAGGCAGGTATTGATATTATTCTGGTTGGCGACTCTGCTTCAAACGTGATGGCTGGTAATGAAACAACCTTACCAATCACGCTCGACCAAATGATTTATCATGGTAAATCGGTGGTTAAAGCGGTGAATCGCGCACTGGTGGTGGTCGATATGCCATTTGGAACTTATCAGGGAAACTCTTTGGAAGCGCTGAATTCGGCCATCAAAATCATGAAAGTGACACACGCGGATGCTGTAAAAGTTGAAGGCGGCAAAGAAATCATCGAATCTGTCGAACGTATTTTGTCAGCTGGTATTCCGGTAATGGGCCATTTGGGACTGATGCCACAGTCGATTAATAAATACGGAACGTATACAGTTCGTGCCAAAGAAGAAGTTGAAGCACAGAAGTTAATTGAGGATGCTATTTTGCTTGAAGAAGCTGGTTGCTTTGCTATTGTGCTCGAAAAAATTCCGGCTGAATTGGGCGCCAAAGTGTCGCAGGCATTAAAGATTCCGGTTATTGGCATTGGAGCTGGTGGCGGATGCGATGGCCAGGTTTTGGTTCTTCACGACATGCTCGGAATCACCCAGACCTTTTCGCCCCGTTTCCTGAGAAGATATCTGAATCTGGCTGAAGAAATTCAAGGTGCTGTGAATTCCTATGTTCAGGATGTGAAATCACAGGATTTTCCAAACGAAAAGGAACAATATTAA
- a CDS encoding GIY-YIG nuclease family protein, with product MFYCYILYSEKLDKYYIGSTSNLQGRLQRHNTSKTGFTSTGKPWSLKYFETFEFKTQALKREMLLKKWKDRTKLEELIASGSGHPG from the coding sequence ATGTTTTACTGTTATATTCTATATTCCGAGAAGCTGGATAAATATTACATTGGTTCCACCTCCAATCTTCAGGGTCGACTCCAGAGGCATAATACTTCAAAAACAGGATTTACCTCAACCGGCAAACCATGGTCGTTAAAATATTTCGAGACATTTGAATTTAAGACTCAGGCACTGAAAAGGGAAATGCTCTTAAAAAAATGGAAAGATCGCACCAAGTTGGAAGAATTGATTGCATCAGGTTCAGGGCATCCCGGTTAG
- the mtaB gene encoding tRNA (N(6)-L-threonylcarbamoyladenosine(37)-C(2))-methylthiotransferase MtaB codes for MERILMEYSGKKASFYTLGCKLNFSETSSIARRFEEVGFERVEFTDHADAIVINSCSVTAEGDKKTRNIIRQAVRKNPEALIIVTGCYAQLQPETIEKIEGVDLIIGSSEKQNITTYLGNLNKKEQTEIHIQKPKEIKNYFHAYSFGDRTRSFLKVQDGCDYYCTYCTIPFARGQSRNDSIQNTVAEAREIVAKGTLEIILTGVNIGDFGKSTGETFIDLLHELDLIEGLKRIRISSVEPNLLTDDIIEFAARSQRIMPHFHLPLQSGSNNVLSLMKRKYKREVFESRVAKIKAEIPNAFIGVDVIAGTNGETDDFFRDSYRFIADLDVSQLHAFPYSERPGTKALEIKPVVPVDERKHRTQRLISLSDRKTEDFYRQNLGSVHEVLFEEQKDKKSISGFTDNYIKVETEYHENLQNHIVSVKLENILPNGNVWGSIIQA; via the coding sequence ATGGAAAGGATTTTAATGGAATATTCAGGCAAAAAGGCTTCGTTTTATACACTCGGTTGCAAACTCAATTTTTCGGAAACATCAAGCATTGCACGCCGCTTCGAGGAGGTTGGATTTGAACGGGTTGAGTTTACAGATCATGCTGATGCGATCGTTATAAATTCGTGTTCGGTTACTGCCGAAGGCGACAAAAAAACTCGGAATATCATCCGTCAGGCGGTGCGTAAAAACCCGGAAGCACTGATAATAGTTACCGGCTGCTACGCCCAATTGCAGCCCGAAACCATCGAAAAAATTGAAGGGGTTGACCTGATCATCGGCTCATCGGAGAAACAGAATATTACCACATATTTAGGTAATCTGAATAAAAAAGAGCAAACCGAAATTCACATTCAGAAGCCGAAAGAAATCAAAAATTATTTTCATGCCTATTCCTTTGGCGACCGAACACGTAGCTTTCTGAAAGTTCAGGACGGATGCGATTATTACTGCACCTACTGCACCATCCCGTTTGCCCGGGGGCAGAGCCGCAACGACAGCATCCAGAATACGGTAGCCGAAGCACGTGAAATAGTGGCAAAAGGCACCCTTGAAATTATTCTTACTGGCGTAAATATTGGCGACTTTGGAAAATCAACCGGCGAAACGTTTATCGACCTGTTGCACGAACTTGATCTGATTGAAGGCTTGAAACGCATCCGGATTTCATCGGTCGAGCCCAATTTGCTAACTGATGATATCATCGAATTTGCTGCCCGTTCGCAGCGAATCATGCCACATTTCCATTTGCCGCTTCAATCCGGATCGAACAATGTTTTGAGCCTGATGAAACGAAAATACAAGCGTGAGGTTTTTGAAAGTCGGGTGGCAAAGATCAAGGCTGAAATTCCGAATGCCTTTATCGGAGTGGATGTGATTGCCGGAACCAATGGCGAAACCGACGATTTCTTCCGCGATTCCTACCGTTTTATTGCTGATCTGGACGTTTCACAACTCCATGCTTTTCCTTATTCCGAAAGGCCTGGAACCAAAGCATTGGAGATAAAACCAGTTGTTCCGGTTGACGAACGTAAACATCGCACACAACGACTGATTTCGCTCTCCGACCGGAAAACCGAGGATTTCTACCGCCAGAATTTAGGCTCAGTGCACGAAGTACTCTTTGAAGAACAAAAAGACAAAAAATCGATTTCAGGATTTACTGACAATTACATCAAAGTGGAAACTGAATATCACGAAAATCTGCAAAATCATATTGTTTCAGTAAAATTGGAAAACATATTGCCAAATGGGAACGTTTGGGGAAGCATAATTCAAGCATAG
- a CDS encoding RluA family pseudouridine synthase, whose amino-acid sequence MDIIYEDNHIIAVNKACGEIVQGDKTGDVTLIDKVKEYIKEKYKKPGDVYLGSPHRLDRPTSGVILFARTSKALLRLNEMFQDKEAMKKTYWAVVDKLPELEEGTLHHWLLKDEAKNKSHAHDKERKGSKEAILDYRHVATLNHYHLLEIDLKTGRHHQIRAQLNRIGLHIKGDLKYGAARSNENAGIHLHARKIEFIHPVTKEPIKIVAKPPKDPIWNDLAQIDYLKD is encoded by the coding sequence ATGGATATAATTTACGAAGACAATCATATTATCGCAGTCAACAAGGCTTGTGGAGAGATCGTTCAGGGCGACAAAACCGGTGATGTAACTTTAATCGACAAAGTAAAAGAATACATCAAAGAAAAATATAAAAAACCGGGAGATGTTTACCTCGGTTCACCACACCGTCTCGATAGGCCGACTTCCGGAGTCATCCTGTTTGCGCGCACAAGCAAAGCGCTTCTTCGCCTTAACGAAATGTTTCAGGATAAGGAAGCAATGAAAAAAACATACTGGGCTGTGGTCGATAAACTTCCGGAGTTGGAAGAAGGAACTTTGCACCACTGGCTGTTGAAAGATGAAGCGAAGAACAAATCGCATGCCCATGACAAGGAGCGCAAAGGATCGAAAGAAGCCATCCTGGATTATCGTCATGTAGCCACGCTCAATCATTATCATTTGCTCGAAATCGATTTGAAGACGGGTCGTCACCACCAGATCAGGGCGCAGCTCAATCGGATTGGATTACACATCAAAGGAGACCTGAAGTACGGCGCTGCCCGTAGTAACGAGAATGCCGGAATTCATTTGCACGCCCGCAAAATCGAATTTATTCATCCGGTAACCAAAGAGCCGATAAAGATTGTTGCCAAACCGCCGAAAGATCCAATCTGGAACGATCTGGCACAGATTGATTATCTGAAAGACTAG
- a CDS encoding PhoH family protein: METLKITEMAKKKQTKIFVLDTNVILHDHTSIYQFQDNDIVIPITVLEELDKFKRGNDPINFQAREFVRELDEIVGDQLFNGGIKLGPDKGKLIIETGKPIPEEMKHSFREDIPDHRILAIAMYVGQKFPDRPTILITKDINLRMKAKSLKIQSEDYYNDKVKDIQILNKSVTELENFNDTLIEKLYSDNSIPVEQMELAERPDVNEYFIMKSPKASVLGRYDGGLKKMVRVEKKTAYGIKPRNAEQTFSLDALFNPEIKLVALTGKAGTGKTLLALAAALEQHKSFGQILLARPIVALSNRDLGFLPGDAQEKISPYMQPLFDNLSVIKHNFNARSAEYQKIEELLKEESLVITPLAYIRGRSLSNSYFIIDEAQNLTPHEIKTIITRAGEGTKLIFTGDLQQIDSPYLDMKSNGLAYMTEKMRNHEIFAHVNLLKGERSYLAELASDLL; the protein is encoded by the coding sequence ATGGAAACCTTAAAGATTACGGAGATGGCAAAGAAAAAGCAAACTAAAATTTTTGTGCTCGACACCAACGTGATTTTGCACGATCATACCAGCATTTACCAGTTTCAGGATAATGACATCGTCATTCCAATAACCGTTCTGGAAGAACTTGACAAATTTAAACGTGGGAACGACCCAATTAACTTTCAGGCAAGGGAATTCGTGCGCGAACTCGACGAAATTGTTGGCGATCAACTTTTTAACGGAGGCATTAAACTTGGTCCAGACAAGGGAAAGCTGATTATAGAAACCGGAAAGCCTATTCCTGAAGAAATGAAACATTCGTTTCGCGAAGACATTCCGGATCACCGTATTTTGGCCATTGCCATGTATGTTGGTCAGAAATTTCCCGACCGACCCACCATTTTGATCACCAAGGACATTAATCTCCGGATGAAAGCCAAATCGTTGAAAATTCAGTCGGAAGATTATTACAACGACAAGGTCAAAGACATTCAAATCCTGAATAAGAGTGTCACCGAATTAGAGAACTTTAACGATACACTGATCGAAAAGCTCTATAGTGATAATTCAATTCCGGTTGAACAAATGGAATTGGCAGAAAGGCCCGACGTCAACGAATATTTCATAATGAAGTCGCCTAAAGCGAGCGTTTTGGGACGATACGACGGTGGATTGAAAAAGATGGTTCGGGTTGAGAAAAAAACTGCATACGGAATCAAACCACGCAATGCAGAACAAACGTTCAGTCTCGATGCTCTTTTTAATCCGGAGATTAAACTGGTTGCACTAACCGGGAAAGCCGGAACCGGAAAAACATTGCTGGCTCTGGCTGCAGCGCTCGAACAGCACAAAAGCTTCGGACAAATATTACTGGCCCGTCCGATTGTGGCGCTGAGCAACCGCGATCTTGGATTTTTACCTGGCGACGCACAGGAAAAAATCAGTCCATACATGCAACCCTTGTTCGACAACTTATCTGTGATCAAGCATAATTTTAATGCCCGGAGTGCCGAATATCAAAAAATAGAAGAACTGCTGAAAGAAGAAAGCCTGGTAATTACTCCATTGGCTTATATCCGGGGAAGAAGCCTTTCAAACTCATACTTCATTATCGATGAAGCGCAGAACCTGACTCCGCACGAAATAAAAACCATTATTACACGGGCAGGTGAAGGAACCAAGCTTATTTTTACGGGCGACCTTCAACAGATCGATTCACCTTATCTGGATATGAAATCGAACGGTTTGGCTTACATGACCGAGAAAATGCGAAACCATGAAATTTTTGCCCATGTAAACCTGCTAAAAGGCGAACGAAGCTATTTAGCTGAACTGGCCAGCGATTTACTCTAA
- a CDS encoding inositol monophosphatase family protein — translation MNFEILCTQVQELAREVGRFIYDERLKFTAEDIIHKGKADMVTYVDKTAEKTIVAALRELLPESGFIAEEGTAQDNGEKYRWVIDPLDGTTNYIHGISPFCVSIALMEDQEIIMGVVYEISLNEMFYAWKGSKAYLNGKEIHVSKASSTADSLIATGFPYYDFSKLDNYLKAMNFFMRNSHGMRRLGSAAADMAYVAAGRFEGFYEHALHSWDVAAGIIILKQAGGKVCDFSGGENYLFGGEMIACNANYFDEFYSIVNKHLG, via the coding sequence ATGAATTTCGAAATACTTTGCACACAAGTTCAGGAACTGGCTCGCGAAGTTGGCCGGTTTATTTATGACGAACGGCTGAAATTTACGGCTGAAGACATTATCCACAAAGGAAAAGCTGACATGGTAACCTATGTAGATAAAACTGCCGAAAAAACGATTGTTGCCGCCTTGCGCGAACTGTTGCCCGAATCCGGTTTTATTGCCGAAGAAGGAACTGCTCAGGACAACGGAGAAAAATATCGCTGGGTGATTGATCCACTGGACGGAACCACCAATTACATTCATGGGATTTCGCCATTTTGCGTAAGCATTGCCCTAATGGAAGATCAGGAAATTATCATGGGCGTGGTTTACGAAATCAGCCTCAACGAAATGTTCTATGCCTGGAAAGGCAGCAAAGCCTACCTGAATGGCAAAGAGATTCACGTTTCGAAAGCCTCAAGTACAGCCGATTCGCTAATAGCAACCGGATTTCCGTATTACGATTTTTCAAAACTGGATAATTACCTGAAAGCAATGAACTTTTTTATGCGAAACTCGCACGGCATGCGTCGTTTGGGCTCAGCGGCTGCCGACATGGCCTATGTTGCCGCCGGAAGGTTCGAAGGTTTTTATGAGCATGCACTGCATTCGTGGGATGTTGCTGCCGGAATCATCATCCTGAAACAAGCCGGGGGCAAAGTTTGCGATTTCAGCGGTGGCGAAAATTACTTGTTCGGCGGTGAAATGATTGCCTGCAATGCAAACTATTTCGATGAATTTTACTCCATCGTAAATAAACATTTAGGTTAG
- a CDS encoding acyltransferase family protein, whose product MKNKPTQAVPRERLFSLDALRGFDMFWITGGGYLVAVLAKYTGAGWLKVLADQMEHVEWAGFHFEDLIFPLFMFISGVAIPFALISKLEKKVPKAELAKKAVKRGLTLVLLGMVYNGVFSDGFENPRFASVLSQIGLAYLFASLIVIYSKTFKDRLYWLGGILVGYGIVQLLIPVPGIGAGVLTPEGCINGYIDRAILPGRLHGGVFDPEGLLCIFSAIAITLMGTVAGHFLRDKTTTDQQKVKTLLIIGASTIVAALLLSTFYPIIKKCWTTPFNLLAGGIGFILMATFYWIIDVKGWKKWSFFFRVIGMNSIFIYLLYDMVNVGSITKYVLGWTVLWGDFGMVVNVVGSIMIVWSLLYYMYKKNIFLRV is encoded by the coding sequence ATGAAAAATAAACCAACACAGGCAGTTCCGCGCGAACGCCTTTTTTCACTCGATGCACTTCGTGGATTTGATATGTTCTGGATAACTGGCGGAGGTTATCTGGTTGCAGTTTTGGCAAAATATACCGGAGCTGGCTGGCTGAAAGTCCTTGCAGATCAAATGGAACATGTTGAATGGGCTGGCTTCCATTTTGAAGACCTTATTTTCCCGTTGTTCATGTTTATCAGTGGAGTTGCAATTCCTTTTGCTCTGATTTCAAAGTTAGAGAAGAAGGTTCCGAAGGCTGAATTGGCCAAAAAAGCTGTAAAACGTGGGCTTACACTTGTTTTGCTCGGAATGGTGTATAATGGCGTGTTCAGTGACGGATTTGAAAATCCACGTTTCGCTAGCGTGCTCAGTCAAATTGGACTAGCGTATTTGTTTGCTTCGTTAATTGTCATTTACAGCAAAACCTTCAAAGACAGGCTGTATTGGTTAGGCGGTATTCTCGTTGGATATGGCATCGTACAATTGTTAATTCCGGTTCCCGGCATTGGTGCAGGCGTTTTAACTCCTGAAGGTTGCATAAATGGGTATATCGATCGCGCCATTTTGCCTGGACGATTACACGGAGGGGTATTCGATCCTGAAGGCCTTTTGTGTATTTTTTCGGCTATTGCTATTACATTAATGGGAACTGTGGCTGGTCATTTTTTGCGCGATAAAACCACAACTGATCAGCAGAAAGTCAAAACCCTTTTGATTATTGGAGCTTCCACCATTGTAGCGGCATTACTTTTGAGTACATTTTATCCGATCATCAAGAAATGCTGGACTACACCTTTTAATTTACTTGCCGGTGGTATAGGTTTTATCCTGATGGCCACGTTTTATTGGATCATTGATGTGAAAGGATGGAAAAAGTGGTCTTTTTTCTTCCGGGTTATCGGGATGAACTCCATTTTTATCTATCTGCTTTACGATATGGTTAATGTGGGCAGCATTACAAAATATGTGCTGGGCTGGACTGTTTTATGGGGCGATTTCGGAATGGTCGTGAATGTTGTCGGGAGCATCATGATTGTATGGTCGCTGCTCTATTACATGTATAAAAAGAATATTTTCCTGAGGGTATAA
- a CDS encoding bifunctional folylpolyglutamate synthase/dihydrofolate synthase codes for MRTYQQVLDFLYSQLPMFQRTGAAAYKDNLDNTIRLDEMFDHPHRSFKTIHVAGTNGKGSVSHMLASILQEAGYKTGLYTSPHLKDFRERIRVNGEMITEEAVVRFTDLFQAKNELEKIEPSFFELTVSMAFDYFRSMNVDVAVIEVGLGGRLDSTNIITPEVSVITNISFDHMALLGDTLPKIAAEKAGIIKKDVPVVVGETAPETRIVFEQFAEKVQARLAFADQEYLTDYSMLTVDGKQSLNIRKNDQLIYSDLKLDLLGIYQRHNVPTVLKVIDLLNEKGWNLSESIIRKGLLNVIQNTGLLGRWQIIGHNPLVVCDTGHNQAGIKLVVEQINQTAWKALHIVIGMVSDKDQDKVLALLPTNAKYYFTKASIPRAAEPEVLAAKAERFGLSGDCYPTVRQALSVALANAGENDLVFVGGSTFVVAEIL; via the coding sequence ATGAGAACCTACCAACAAGTGCTCGATTTTTTGTATAGTCAGTTGCCTATGTTTCAGCGAACTGGAGCTGCAGCCTATAAAGATAACCTAGATAATACGATTCGGCTCGATGAAATGTTTGATCACCCACACCGGTCATTTAAGACGATTCATGTGGCCGGAACGAACGGTAAAGGGTCGGTTTCGCATATGCTCGCCTCCATTTTGCAGGAAGCTGGGTACAAAACGGGTCTCTATACTTCACCACATTTGAAAGATTTCAGGGAACGAATCCGCGTAAATGGTGAAATGATTACCGAAGAAGCGGTGGTTCGGTTTACTGACTTGTTTCAGGCAAAAAACGAACTTGAAAAGATTGAGCCTTCGTTTTTTGAACTGACGGTGTCGATGGCTTTTGACTATTTCCGGAGTATGAATGTTGATGTAGCTGTAATTGAAGTTGGTTTGGGAGGACGGCTTGATTCAACTAATATTATCACTCCAGAGGTTTCTGTAATTACCAACATCAGTTTCGATCACATGGCTTTGCTGGGTGATACTTTGCCCAAAATTGCCGCCGAAAAGGCTGGAATCATAAAGAAAGATGTTCCGGTAGTGGTGGGCGAAACTGCTCCTGAAACCAGAATTGTCTTTGAACAGTTTGCCGAAAAGGTCCAGGCCAGGCTTGCTTTTGCTGACCAGGAATACCTGACAGATTATTCGATGCTGACCGTCGATGGAAAACAAAGCCTGAATATAAGAAAGAACGACCAGTTGATTTATTCGGACTTGAAACTGGATTTGCTTGGAATTTATCAACGGCACAATGTGCCAACAGTATTAAAAGTAATCGATCTTTTAAATGAGAAAGGCTGGAATTTATCAGAAAGCATTATTAGAAAGGGTTTGCTAAATGTGATTCAGAATACCGGGCTGTTGGGGCGGTGGCAGATAATTGGCCATAATCCATTAGTAGTTTGCGATACCGGTCACAATCAGGCAGGCATCAAATTGGTGGTTGAGCAAATCAACCAAACTGCATGGAAAGCATTGCATATCGTTATTGGTATGGTCAGCGACAAGGATCAGGACAAAGTTTTGGCTTTACTTCCAACAAATGCGAAGTATTATTTCACAAAAGCTTCTATCCCGCGTGCTGCCGAACCAGAAGTGCTTGCCGCGAAAGCTGAACGGTTCGGCTTAAGCGGCGATTGTTATCCAACTGTTCGTCAGGCACTTTCTGTAGCCCTTGCAAATGCTGGGGAAAACGATTTGGTATTTGTAGGTGGTAGTACTTTTGTGGTGGCTGAAATTTTGTAA
- the dnaK gene encoding molecular chaperone DnaK: MGKIIGIDLGTTNSCVSVMEGNEPVVIPNSEGKRTTPSIVGFVENGERKVGDPAKRQAITNPAKTVYSIKRLMGESFSNLAKEIQRVPYAVAQGDNNTPRVVIEDRKYSPQEISAMILQKMKKTAEDYLGQEVTEAVITVPAYFNDSQRQATKEAGEIAGLNVRRIINEPTAAALAYGLDKMHREMKIAVFDLGGGTFDISILELGEGVFEVKSTDGDTHLGGDDFDHVIIDWLADEFKKDEGIDLRQDPMALQRLKEAAEKAKIELSSSTQTEINLPYIMPVNGIPKHLVKTLTRSKFEQLADRLIQATVEPCRKALQNAGLKASDIDEVILVGGSTRIPAVQDKVQELFGKAPSKGVNPDEVVAIGAAIQGGVLSGEVKDVLLLDVTPLSLGIETMGGVMTRLIESNTTIPTKKTETFTTASDNQPSVEIHVLQGERPMAAGNKTIGKFHLDGLPPAQRGVPQIEVIFDIDANGILHVTAKDKATGKSQSIRIEASSGLSDAEIKRMRDEAAANEASDKAAREKVDKLNQADSLIFQTDKQMKEFGDKLPADKKAPIEEALTKLKAAHAAQDIAAIDTATAELNTVFQAASQEMYNAQAAGGAQADPNAGQQANAGASNKQDGEVTDVDFEEVK, encoded by the coding sequence ATGGGAAAAATTATTGGAATTGACTTAGGTACCACCAACTCGTGTGTATCTGTTATGGAAGGTAACGAGCCTGTTGTTATCCCAAATAGCGAAGGCAAACGTACTACACCATCAATCGTTGGTTTTGTTGAAAACGGCGAACGTAAAGTAGGTGATCCGGCAAAACGCCAGGCGATCACAAATCCTGCAAAAACTGTTTATTCCATCAAACGATTGATGGGTGAAAGTTTTTCGAACCTGGCTAAAGAAATTCAACGAGTTCCTTATGCAGTTGCTCAGGGTGATAACAACACGCCACGTGTAGTTATTGAAGACCGTAAATATTCACCTCAGGAAATTTCGGCTATGATTCTTCAGAAAATGAAGAAAACCGCTGAAGATTATTTGGGTCAGGAAGTAACCGAAGCCGTTATTACCGTTCCTGCTTATTTTAACGATTCACAGCGTCAGGCAACCAAAGAAGCCGGCGAAATTGCTGGATTGAATGTCCGTCGTATCATCAACGAGCCAACTGCTGCTGCTTTGGCTTACGGATTAGATAAAATGCACCGCGAAATGAAAATCGCGGTATTCGACCTTGGTGGCGGTACTTTCGATATTTCAATTCTTGAATTAGGCGAAGGTGTATTTGAAGTAAAATCAACCGATGGCGATACCCATCTGGGTGGTGACGACTTCGACCACGTAATTATTGACTGGCTTGCTGACGAATTCAAAAAAGATGAAGGGATTGACCTGCGTCAGGATCCAATGGCTTTACAACGGTTGAAAGAAGCTGCAGAAAAAGCAAAAATTGAATTATCGAGCTCAACCCAAACTGAGATCAATTTGCCTTACATTATGCCGGTTAACGGAATTCCAAAGCACTTGGTAAAAACCTTGACTCGCTCTAAATTCGAACAACTGGCCGACAGACTGATTCAGGCTACAGTTGAACCTTGCCGCAAAGCATTGCAAAACGCAGGTTTAAAAGCAAGCGACATCGACGAAGTAATTCTGGTGGGTGGTTCAACCCGTATACCTGCTGTTCAGGATAAGGTACAGGAATTATTCGGAAAAGCGCCTTCAAAAGGTGTAAATCCCGACGAAGTTGTGGCTATTGGAGCTGCTATTCAAGGTGGTGTTTTATCCGGAGAAGTAAAAGATGTATTGTTACTTGACGTAACTCCACTTTCTTTGGGTATTGAAACTATGGGCGGCGTGATGACTCGTTTAATCGAATCAAACACAACCATTCCAACCAAGAAAACTGAAACATTTACAACAGCCAGTGATAATCAGCCATCGGTTGAAATCCATGTATTGCAAGGCGAACGCCCAATGGCTGCAGGAAATAAAACCATCGGTAAATTCCATCTTGACGGTCTACCACCAGCACAACGCGGTGTTCCTCAAATTGAAGTAATTTTCGATATTGATGCCAACGGTATTCTGCACGTAACGGCTAAGGATAAAGCAACCGGAAAATCGCAGTCGATTCGTATTGAAGCATCTTCAGGCTTAAGTGATGCCGAAATTAAGCGTATGCGCGACGAAGCGGCTGCCAACGAAGCATCAGACAAGGCTGCACGCGAAAAAGTTGACAAGTTGAACCAGGCCGACAGTCTGATTTTCCAGACCGACAAGCAAATGAAAGAATTTGGTGACAAATTACCAGCCGACAAAAAAGCTCCGATAGAAGAAGCATTGACTAAGCTGAAAGCTGCACATGCCGCACAGGATATTGCAGCTATCGATACAGCAACTGCTGAACTGAACACCGTTTTCCAGGCTGCATCTCAGGAAATGTATAATGCACAAGCGGCTGGTGGAGCCCAGGCTGATCCGAATGCCGGACAACAAGCCAACGCTGGCGCTAGCAACAAACAGGACGGTGAAGTAACTGATGTTGACTTTGAAGAAGTCAAATAA
- a CDS encoding glycosyltransferase family 2 protein: MRHPKIAIVILNWNGAKLLQQFLPSVIEFSKGELTDIVVADNGSTDDSLQILQNQFPEVKILDLKQNYGFARGYNEALKQIDADYFVILNSDVEVTSGWLDEPIRMMENDSSIAAVQPKILSYNQKTHFEYAGAAGGFIDRFGYPFCRGRIFNEVEEDHGQYNDSVDIFWATGACMFVRSNHFHEAGGFDADFWAHMEEIDLCWRLKNRGYRIVYTSESTVYHVGGGTLSYDNPRKLYLNFRNNLWLLYKNLPPGQLVQILFMRMILDGVAAFKLLAEFNMNGIVSVFKAHYHFYCSIPSLNRKRKLARQAGHLSVPAEKLSKSIVFQFYIKKRKRFSEIKF; the protein is encoded by the coding sequence ATGCGTCATCCTAAAATTGCCATTGTCATCCTCAACTGGAACGGGGCCAAACTGTTGCAACAATTCTTGCCTTCTGTAATTGAATTCAGCAAAGGAGAATTAACTGACATCGTTGTTGCTGACAATGGCTCTACTGATGATTCCCTGCAAATACTTCAAAATCAATTTCCGGAAGTTAAAATCCTTGATCTGAAGCAAAACTATGGGTTTGCACGGGGATACAACGAAGCCTTGAAACAGATTGATGCCGACTATTTTGTCATCCTGAATTCGGATGTTGAAGTTACCTCGGGATGGTTGGACGAGCCAATCCGCATGATGGAAAATGATTCGTCGATTGCCGCGGTTCAGCCCAAAATACTCAGTTATAACCAGAAAACTCATTTTGAATATGCCGGTGCTGCCGGAGGTTTCATCGACCGGTTTGGATACCCGTTTTGCCGGGGACGGATTTTTAACGAAGTGGAAGAAGATCACGGCCAATACAACGATTCGGTCGATATTTTTTGGGCAACCGGAGCCTGCATGTTTGTGCGCTCCAACCATTTCCACGAAGCTGGCGGATTTGATGCCGATTTCTGGGCGCACATGGAAGAAATAGATTTATGTTGGCGCCTTAAAAACCGCGGATACCGAATTGTTTATACTTCGGAAAGTACCGTTTATCATGTTGGCGGTGGAACGCTTTCGTACGACAATCCGCGTAAACTATATTTGAATTTTAGGAATAACCTTTGGTTGCTATACAAAAATTTGCCTCCCGGTCAGCTCGTCCAAATTCTATTCATGCGCATGATTTTGGACGGCGTAGCTGCATTTAAACTACTCGCCGAATTCAACATGAATGGCATTGTGAGCGTGTTCAAAGCGCATTATCATTTCTATTGCTCGATTCCTTCGCTAAACCGTAAACGCAAACTGGCTCGGCAGGCCGGTCATTTATCCGTTCCGGCAGAAAAACTTTCCAAAAGCATTGTCTTTCAGTTCTATATCAAAAAAAGGAAACGATTTAGCGAGATTAAGTTCTGA